Within the Erigeron canadensis isolate Cc75 chromosome 6, C_canadensis_v1, whole genome shotgun sequence genome, the region ATATAACCACACACATCTTTCTCAATTTCTGACAGAAATCACCTTTTTACACATTGATTCCTCTCTAAATTTCACGCACAAAACTTTCCTGTAATTTATAACATCAACCCATATATACATTTCCCTCCATCAACTTCACACAATATTTCTCTGTGGCTTTGGATGTTGAAAGAAAGAGAATTCAAATCAATAAATCTATATGAACTTATACATTTTCCAATATGGAAAGAGGATGGAAGCCAAATGTTGAAGTTTGTCCCCCGTGTCCTCGATGCGGTTCATCGAATACCAAGTTTTGTTACTACAATAATTATAGCTTGACTCAACCTAGGTACTTTTGTAAAGGTTGTAGAAGGTATTGGACTAAAGGTGGCTCACTAAGAAACATTCctgttggtggtggttgtcgAAAAACAAGACGAGCTAAGTCTGTTCGTTTATCTGATACTATCAACTCTCAACAATTCCTTTCACGTGGAACAACCGGTTTTGGTGGTCATGAGAATATCGAAAATCATAATGGTGGCGGTACTGGTGGATCTATGATCATGCAGCCTACAAATATTGATATACAACAAGTGTATACcaattttttaaatcaaaggCCACAAAATACAAATCAAGAACAAATTATGCATGATCAAGTTATGAATAATGAACTTGATCCAATATCTTCATTTGGGTTTCCAAGCATTCCAAATATGGAAATGGATTATGGGCCGAATTTGGATAGTTTTTTAAGCGAAGGGAATAATGGAACTCATTTTTGTGGGTATAATTCAATTTTTAATAATCATGAAGAAGATCAAGAGATTCAAGACAAACATTATTTCGGTACGAATGTTATAAATAGTTGCGGCTTGCCTCCATTGCCTGGGGAGGAGATGGGTTGGTCGGAATCGAATATTGAGTTTCCTGATAATGCTTTAAATCCAAGGATTGAACCAGATGTTCATGTTTCTGGTGATTGTTCAGTGAACTTGTTTGATATGCCCGTGAATTCAGATACAATTTTCAGACCTTGAGATATTTAAGTATATGATGAGGTGTTTATAATTTAAAGTGTTGatgttttgcttttgttttttatgttgTAGCTAATTATATTTACGCATATAGATAAAAGACAAAGAAGATTAATAGAAAAACGTCAAGTGATTGAGAAATATGGTTAATGTTTAATTAATGGGCATTAATGTGTAGAATATTTAAAAGACGATTTTGTACGTTTAACAATTAGAGGTCTGCATCTAAAGGCTGAATGGTGACACTAACGTATGTCACATACTAATGATTAGATAAACAACATTTGTATGTTCCCATTCCATATTTCAGTGTCACAACTTGAAGACATATCATGGCTGGAGTAATTGATAGAAACTACCTGATTCCACGTATAATTTGATACCTATAAATCCCCCAGTCATGCTAAGTTCCAGGTGAATCTCAACAACTTAATAATTCTCTGATTATCTCAAATTTGCTTTTGATATAAGAGTATAAGACTCAAACCCAGTATCCCTCTAAAAAGTGGAGGCTGGCCACTAGGCTATTACCTAGTGGTTAAGACATATCATGTCTCGCAGAAATATATTTAGGTTTTGTCTAatatcttttgtttattttaagtCAATTTGATGTATTTTCATCCCTTATTAGTTGCATACTTGCATAAGCATTTTGTATGTAGCTCCATTTCGTGACTTTAAAATATTTGGAGTTATATGAACAAAAAAGAACGGCTTAAATAAACAAGCACAACTTCAGGTACACCTTCTCAGAAAGTTATGGcatgaaacaaaataaaatactatgGAATTGCTCACGAATTACGAATTGGTACGAGCAATCCAAAAATGGGTACAAACGCGAATTGGTACGCTGTTGGTTCACGAATCATAATCAAGAAAAGGCGAATCGAATGGAGCGAAATGGGTGATCCAAATGACGAATGAAGGTGGGACTGGAATGGGTTGACGAGGTCAAAGGGGGGAGGAGAGAGGGGAGCAAGAACCATGTTTTCAAAGGCCATGGTACAATGAATTTAGTCAATCAAATTCGCGTTCTAGGAAGGGTTAGTTCGTCGTACCTATTCGATTTCAGATATAAATCGGAGTAACATATAGAGTATATCAAAAGAGTTGCCAAAATGCGTTTCAATATAATTAGCTACAACATCATATTATTCCATGCAATCTATACGGCGGCCATATATTTAAAGGAGACATCAAGTCAACCTTCCTTATACCATATATTTGATAAATtgatatctatacttctattttACTTGTATAtgtattacaaaaataataatctccatgttgaaagttaaatggagaaaaatttctaaaatacctttaataatatattatactatcagttctttatcttttaaaatatcttcattaaccatttatatcaattatttacaccgCTCGATGTCGTGTCTACCACCATGACCCATCTCTCCCAATCTgcaggtgtatatatatatatttatgtattcgTATGTGTATGCTTATATGTATAACTTTGAATTTGTCCCCTACATGGATCTGAGTTTTGATTTACAGAAATGTTGATTTGTTGGTGAGTTCGAGATGGTGTTTTTTTGGATGATTTGGGTTTGGTAtgattactttttgggtttaaatttttaatattctgAATCGGGTTATTATAAGATTTTAGTTTTGTATTTGGGTTTAGCGTGGGCCGAGTGGGGGTCTTCGTTCAGCCAACCGACTTAGAAATaatctttaaaagaaaaataaatgtgACTTGCAAGGCTGCAACTGTAATTGTTGTGTCATGTAAATATCTTGGACCAGATAAAAAAGAAAGTCAGCCCAACATTGTGCTTGTGATTTCGGCCCAACAGAAAAATGGATGtgtataatatatcaattagCCAGCTAAAAGAGACCGAAAAACTTTATCGCGCATGCTGAAAATACTCTATGAGACTCCTAAAGTGaaaatttatactatattataaagcagatttcttttgtctaaaattttaagtttcaatatttacttccTTAAAATGCCCCTTCTATCAATTCTATGTTACCAAATACCCTTTCgctcaaatcttaaccattcatcttttttctctctcttacataaatcatttactcttacaattcattcaaaatcttttatctcacaaaccgtacatcgctaaattataaaaattatatgggtgttcttaaaatttcatgctctttcattagagatgttattcaatatactttcgaccaatttttaaatccgagggcggaacccgtacggttaaagcgtttgactatcacactttatgacctattatcccaccatctcaccgccgcaacgcgcgggtacttactcttgTAAAGTAAAAATTGTGTAAAAAACTCCAAATTCATAACTTAATTTGGTTTCCAAACCTAAAAGGTTCATAGAGAGAATCGACAATTTCTAAAATAAAGTTGGATAAACCTATTACACCTAAACAGTTTGGTGTGATCTGggcatgatatatatatatatacattaatgaGTTGTATTCATGTGAAACCACCAAAATTGATGAAACCCAAAGGCTCAATCTCAGCTATTGGATCAAAACAGATCGACGGTTcccttaaaaaaagaaaaaaaacacgtAGAGGGGTACTTTGGTAATTTTGCACATTATCTCACACctcaattatttttttccagtTTCAAACACATACACAGATcagatctctctctctctctccccccACTAgtagcaccaccaccaccaccaacaccaccaccaccattaccaCCACTGTGCTCAGGTCACCATCGCGTTTCTGTTGCATCTGTCATCATCATCTCCAACATTCATTATCAATTAATCTTGAAGATGACTTTTTGTTGTGTAAATtctaaatattaaaatgtaattagATAACATGTGATTAGATCtttctaacatttgaatttgttaaattttattagttatttaattgactttattgtttggtataatattgcctacaaggtgtttgatgaaatgtataaaccaaagtttcttatatatgatttagtatCAAATCACATATGATTGAGTATTGCatataaggtgtttgatgagatgtctaaaccaaagtttgatAACCTTTATGATtctgaatcaaatttgattgtgtatAGGTTTGTTGATTCTGAATCAAATATGATGTCTAAACCATTTgtttgtaactgtatgtgtaaaatcaatcacatttgattgaggGTATAGAGATTTCTGTTTTTTGTAActatatgtgtaaaatcatatttgattttgtatatagattatatagatttgtgttttgtaactttgttttgtacaatcaaatttgattttgtattgaggttttaattacttgtgttcttatgcctataatcatatttgattctcttacagtgtgaaaatcttatatataatgaactatttaaaatcaaaaatgattttacgcatacattgtgaaaaacctattcaaaatcaactattcaaaatcaaaaatgattttacgcatatattgtggaaaacctatacaaaattatatatgattttttataacacattgagacaaaaccaaatgagttccacacaaagaaaaccatttgaaatcaaaaatgattttatccatagagtgtcaaaaccctatacaaaatcatatatgattttattcatacatctagacaaaaaaGTGAGTTtggtatcattaaacatattcaaaatcatatatgattttgtatatgctttcgtacaaataaacttaatcaaagtcaaaatcgattttaagcatacactatgaaaaataaattcaaaatcatatacgaTTCTACGTATAAATTTGAGACAAGACAAATGAGTtttatacaaataaacctatttaaaatcaattttgattttacgcatacagtgtgaaaaattatacaaaatcatatattattttatgcatacattgtcaagaaaatatacaaaatcatatatgattttgtgtagcacattaagtcaaaccaaatggcttccttaaaaaaaattattcaaaatcatttttgattttacgcataaagtctgaaacctattcaaaatcaaaaatgattttacgcatacattagggaaaagctatacaaaattacaaaatcatatgattttgtgtagcacattgagacaaaataaaatgagttacataccaagaaactcatttaaaatcaaaaataattttaagcaTAAAGTGTGAAATACCCACacgaaatcatatttgattttattcatacatctagacaaaagaaatgagttcggtatcattaaacctattcaaaatcaaatttgatggaatttcatttgtttgtgtaGATATATGGAATTTCACTAAACCTATTCCAAATCAAATCCGAGGGGAAAGTGTGATCACGAGGGCCTTCAACCTcgcgctttagtttagggtttgaagtcgtagggttagccgttcaaaccctaaactaaagcttaatttctaatcaaaaatgattttacatgtttaatgttaaaaatctatgcagaatcaattttgattttatgcatacattttagaaaagttgcattttaaaaccctaaatgctaaagcctacagtgggGGGACGGATGtgtacggtacgcttaagggtttagggtttgaagtcgtagggttagccggctaaccctacaacttcaaaccctaaaccctaagctaccatgtaaaaacccgGGAAAACCTATGcaaaataatttttgattttatgtatacattttaaaaggttgcattctaaaaccctaaatgctaaaccctatagctgggggacggatgtatacggtacgcttagggTTTAAGGTTTGAAGTcgtacaacttcaaaccctaaaccctaagctaccatgtaaaaacccgggaaaatctaaaccataaaatctaaaccctaaaatgctaaagccagTTGGGGAatggatgtatacggtacgcttaagtaAGAGGAAGTGGTAACGGTCGATGGATGTTCATATTTGAGTATTTGCTGACGGAATGCATGTAAAAACCTGGGAAAATCTATGCaatatcatttttgattttatgtatacattttagaaaagttgcattctaaaaccctaaatgctaaaccctaaaatgctaaagcctacagttGGAGGACGAATTTACATGGtacgcttagggtttagggtttaaagttgTAGGgttaacggctaaccctacaacttcaaaccctaaaccctaagctaccatgtaaaaacccgggaaaatctaaaccataaaatctaaaccctaaaatgcttaAGCCTACAGTGGGAAAatggatgtatacggtacgcttaagggtttagggtttgaagtcgctAACCCTACAACATCAAACCCTAAACTTTAAGCTACAATGTAAAAACCCGGGAAAATctatgtaaaatcattttttacttcaaatggttttctttttatggaaatcatttggttttgtctcaatgtgttataaaaagtcatatatgattttgtataggttttccttaatgtatgcgtaaaatcatttttgattttgaatagttgattatatataggattttcacactgttagagtaaaatcaaatatgattctaggtataagaacacaagtaactaaaacctcaatacaaaatcaaacttgattctacaaaacaaagttacaaaacacaaatttatagaatctatatacaaaatcaaatatgattttacacatacagttatAATAACAGAAATCTTTataatctctatacataattaaatatgatgatgaacataaaagtaaacaataacagataacaaatcgaatttgatgttactcatacatttccagaaaacaaatggagtttatatccacaaacctatacaccaaaaaatttaattcagaatcataaagttgattaaatcatattatcaaacattgatttagatatttcatcaaacaccttatgcaatactaaataaaatgtgatttgatattaaatcatatatgatttgaaaAGGCTTATAGATACcgaactcactttttttttttgtctagttgtaagaataaaatcatatatatatgattttgtatagcttttttaCACTATATTCttgaaatcattttttattttaaatggttttctttgtatggaactcatttggttttgtctcaatgtgctataaaaaatcatatatgattttgtatagcttttccccaatgtatgcgtaaaatcatttttgattttgaataggttttcatACTTTATGGAAGCCATTTGGTTTGACACAATGtgccatacaaaatcataaatgattttgtacattttatacacaatgtatgcgtaaaatcatatatgattttctataagtttttcacactgtatgcataaaatcaaaattgattttaaatatgtttatttgtatagaactcatttgccttgtctcaattttatacgtaaaatcatatatgattttgaataaatttttacaGTTGTCGGAAACAAAATTACAGTTGCCGGAATCATCATCAACACTTTTCCGTTTTCTATTTGATGATTTCGACTTGTAAGCCATGATAAATGTAACACCcttcgtttaaaaatatggatttccaaaaactttcgcctaacggcatTAAAAGAAAGCAGAATTAAAccttaaaagtccaaaccagcaaaatctgtttggtttattcataaaatggtgttactagccatatcatcaaaataagtctaaatggaaatccattggttgcccaatattaaacaaccgacattatactaaatacaaatcataaacaCTACAAGAAAACTTGAAATTGCCAACAGCCAAATCCGTCCCAAATCCGTCTCTAATAGTGATTTTCGACGGATTTACAACGGATATGGTCGGATCCTAAAAACGCCCTTGATAAAATTTAGCAACGGCTTTTGGGACGGACATAATTTTTAGCAATAGATTTGCGATGAAAGTCACTGTCGAAAATGTTATGCAAAAGAGCTACTGAAAATGAACTTTTGCGACGGATTTACATCGGATATTTTACAACTGATTTGGGACGGACATGTTAGCGACGGACCAGTTTATCAACAGATTTTGGGATGGCTTATTTTCCGATGGAAAAGTTTTCAACGGAATTTCGACgactttcattttatttattgcgTACTAATGAATGTTCAGCAACAGAAAATGTTGTCCCAAATCCGTTgctattatatttaatttttttaattcaattttcTCAAAATTTGTTCATCCACCCTGTTTATAGCTTTTGCATCGTACGTCATTATCCgctaattaaaacaaaattccttAAAGCACCAAATTACGTTAAACATCCAAAATATTAATACATAATCCACATTCTTATCCAAAAGCACAGTAGCATCTAAAAGCAAAGTAGCATCCAAAACAAAGAAGCAAATTGCAAGTTTATGGACTAGACAAGCATATATCATTCAAGTAGAAGTTTGGCATCATCATTTCGGCAAGTTTGGTATATTCTTCAAGATCTCAGCTAACCTCTCTTCCAACTCTCTCTTAAGACGCTCCTCCCGTTCTGCCATCTCCCTTTGTGCTTTTTCATGAGCCTCAACCATCCTTGCCTCGCGCTCTTCCATATCACGTCTTGCTTTCTCCTGTGCTTCCAACACCTCGTCCAACTTTTGTTGTAATTTTTCTACCTAAAAGGTATAGAAACACAAAGAAACAAACGTCTTAGACTTTAGAGATAACTTGGGCTACTTTGTACTCCATTATCTAACACTagaacacaataaaaaaaaaacaaactgtAGGATACAGGCCCCAAATATACTTACAAAGTCACTCAATATGTATGTGAAATATGAATAAGAAACTCCAACTTGCAAACaaaacaaagtaattaaatcctAATTCTTAGCTAAAAACCTAATGAAAACATGCACCACTACTCCTAATTACCAGCACAAAACTATGACCACTTTATTTTACCATACTAAATAACTTGTCAAACTAACTGCTACTAACTTAACTAATACATGCTCATGCCAAGAGAACAGGTCAATCTTTACCACTCTACCCATTTGTTGCTGCTTCATGACCCGTGTTAATTAAATCTTATGACCCGCTGACCCGTGAATAAACCCAATTAACCCAACAGAAACAACCATGtcaaaaatataacacttaCATTCTTGTGTGTGCATTTGTATCAATCTATGAGATTAGTTGAAGAGTTCAGTTTATAGGAGGTTTATTTCTGGAAGATATTAAACGGGGattcaattacatatatatgcttaaactgacatttattaaaagatttgtatgagttatatatattgtagatataTTATGTTACAATGGCTCAATAAGTAATTCATAAAGAAAAATAGACGTACATCTTCCCCGGGTGGAACATATGAGTTACCACTATTACCAGAAGGTGTGCCTGTCAATACGAAACTTGGATCTGAAGATGAGCCACAACCGTACAATCTTCCTTTCTTCCTTGATCCAGTAGCTCGTTCATATAACTCTTGATCATGCTTTGGGTGCTGTGAGAGATCTGGTCCGTACTTATCACGCATGTACTCTGATAGACGTTCCTATTAATATATAGTAGCAAACCCAAATGTTAAAAATTCTATCAAGGCTATAAATTATAAAGGAATTTATTttgaatgtttatatatatatatatatatatatatatatatatatatattagcttttATCTAGGTGTATATGCCAAAACTGAGCAACCTAGCAAAACAAGCTGATCAAACTAAGAAACGAGCTCACAACTACCTGATCAAACTAACTAACAAGCAAAACAATAACCTGATCAAACTAACAAAAACCTAAGCAAAACATACCACAGCTTGGCGTGCCCTATCATCGATTAACTTTGTTGGGTCAATGGAGCTAACCAACGGCTCTGCTGAAGTGTCATTCCCACCCTCACCCTCAACCTCAACCTCATCCTCACCCTCACCTTTTTCGTATGTGATGCAATTAGAAAGTCCAAAGACGATTGTGGgcgaccttttttttttacctacaGAAGTTATATTAGGAGtaattagaaagaaaagaaaaatttaagGATATACATTAATCATAAAACTTCAAATATCTTACAAGTCGTTCTCGAAATGCAACATATCCACAAGAGCCTGTACAGTGGTAACTAGATACAAATTTAGCCCTATTTGCTTTGTTTGCCTTTGAAGTTTTTAGCCAGCCCTCTTTATTCCAATGATCTGTGACAAGTTCCGTCCAATACTCCTGCTTCATCCATGATGGTTTATAGGGGATAATGGCAGATATATCATCTTCGGTGACTGGGTTACCATTTTCTTCAGCCTTCTCATATGCTAGGTCACGATCTAAGTTTCAAAGCTCAGACAATCTTCTTGCAATAGCCACATCAAATATGTCCCGAACTAATGTATCGATCGCCGAAATCCAACAATACTTGACCTGTAATAAACACATATTAACTTAAGCATACTACTTCACAACATATTTAGTACTTCACAGAACCATGTTAAGAGAAACCTTGAAACGAGCAAACATCTTATCTTTCTCCTCAATAGGGACACTTTTATATGTTGGCCAAGCTCCTCAATAACACATCTGCATACAATCAATGATATAGCGGGTAATCTGACCATTATCGGCTTGATCGTTACTTCTAGTAAAACTACACAATTGAAAAAAGAGACAGTTTGCTAAAATAAATGCATTTTAGAAAGCTTTTCTAAGGCATACGAAGAATACTAAAATGTTTTATGCAAGAGTTACGTGATCAGCCTACTTACTGTGCCTGGTCAGGGGTAATGGAAATCTGAATCTTATTTGGATCTGCGACAAAATGGTGTGGTGCATTTGAACCTTCTGCTTGAGATGAGGGTGATCCAATCTCCCGATTATATGAAGGTAATTCATCAAACTGGTCCATATGCTCACTGTTTGTGTCATCAGAAACATGAGGAGATGCATTGCTGTTACTATCATTGTTACCTCTAGCTATGGAATTGTGTTGACCTCTACCAGTATCATTGTTTGTGCCATCATGAGATACATTAGGAGATCCATTGTTTCTGCCATTGTTACCTCTAGCCATGGAATTGTGCCGACCTCTACCAGTATCATTGTTTGTGTTAGCATGAGATAAATTAGGAGATGCATTGTTGTTGCTCCCATTGTTACCTCTAGATATGGAATTGTGCCGACCTCTACCTCTACCTCTACCTCGACTGGTAAGACCACGCCCAGCCGAGCTACGCCCTGACATGATAACTACAACAAAGAATGGTTGATTAAAGTATAAACATTAATAGTAACAAAGTTTTAAAACAAGTGAACATGTTAAAACAAGCATCATATAAATAGAtaacaatcaatcaaaataatgatcagacttttaaatatataccAATCAATTTGAAGAATGATCAGAAAAGTAAACGTCTATATCCTCACTATCTGAACCCTCTTCTAAATCATCAAATGACTCTTCTTCTTCACTATTACTTTCAACCGCTATGTTGTTCACAACATTATCTACTTCTCTCTGTTCAAAAAAGATTGGCCCAACATCCTCATTTGTACTAGCTAGACAA harbors:
- the LOC122604437 gene encoding putative uncharacterized protein DDB_G0277255 is translated as MSGRSSAGRGLTSRGRGRGRGRHNSISRGNNGSNNNASPNLSHANTNNDTGRGRHNSMARGNNGRNNGSPNVSHDGTNNDTGRGQHNSIARGNNDSNSNASPHVSDDTNSEHMDQFDELPSYNREIGSPSSQAEGSNAPHHFVADPNKIQISITPDQAHFTRSNDQADNGQITRYIIDYRDLAYEKAEENGNPVTEDDISAIIPYKPSWMKQEYWTELVTDHWNKEGWLKTSKANKANRAKFVSSYHCKKKRSPTIVFGLSNCITYEKGEGEDEVEVEGEGGNDTSAEPLVSSIDPTKLIDDRARQAVERLSEYMRDKYGPDLSQHPKHDQELYERATGSRKKGRLYGCGSSSDPSFVLTGTPSGNSGNSYVPPGEDVEKLQQKLDEVLEAQEKARRDMEEREARMVEAHEKAQREMAEREERLKRELEERLAEILKNIPNLPK
- the LOC122602669 gene encoding dof zinc finger protein DOF3.5-like — protein: MERGWKPNVEVCPPCPRCGSSNTKFCYYNNYSLTQPRYFCKGCRRYWTKGGSLRNIPVGGGCRKTRRAKSVRLSDTINSQQFLSRGTTGFGGHENIENHNGGGTGGSMIMQPTNIDIQQVYTNFLNQRPQNTNQEQIMHDQVMNNELDPISSFGFPSIPNMEMDYGPNLDSFLSEGNNGTHFCGYNSIFNNHEEDQEIQDKHYFGTNVINSCGLPPLPGEEMGWSESNIEFPDNALNPRIEPDVHVSGDCSVNLFDMPVNSDTIFRP